A window of Pedobacter lusitanus contains these coding sequences:
- a CDS encoding YtxH domain-containing protein: protein MDYKKLINDHLGKQTDKTPVVVALLAGLAVGAALGVLFAPGSGSETRNLLSDKTKDLADSAKDKLQTYKEKLKNGADQLADTAKNKYQTYGEKLQTGADELADLKDRAVETVKSKFSDAKDDIKEKARDVKDEIEKA, encoded by the coding sequence ATGGATTACAAAAAATTAATTAATGACCACCTTGGCAAGCAAACTGATAAAACTCCTGTTGTTGTAGCTTTATTAGCTGGATTAGCAGTTGGAGCGGCTTTAGGTGTATTATTTGCTCCAGGAAGCGGATCAGAGACCAGGAATTTATTGTCAGATAAGACTAAAGATCTTGCAGATAGTGCGAAAGACAAACTGCAGACTTACAAAGAGAAATTGAAAAACGGTGCAGATCAATTAGCTGATACTGCTAAAAATAAATATCAGACCTATGGTGAAAAACTCCAGACCGGAGCTGATGAACTGGCTGATTTAAAAGACAGAGCAGTAGAAACTGTAAAATCTAAATTCAGTGATGCAAAAGATGACATTAAGGAGAAAGCCCGTGATGTAAAGGATGAGATTGAGAAAGCTTAA
- a CDS encoding glutamate synthase subunit beta, whose protein sequence is MGKVTGFLEYERTAPVKQDAKERLEHYNEFVVSFEQDQVKQEAARCMDCGVPFCQSGCPLGNVIPEFNEAVYKAEWEIAANILLSTNNFPEFTGRICPAPCESACVLGINKSPVSIEDIEKHIIEIAFSKGYIKAEPPLIRSGKKVAVIGSGPAGLAAAAQLNKAGHEVVVYERDDTPGGLLNYGIPDFKLQKDVVSRRISLMEKEGIEFKCNSNVGVNVELNTLLREYQSIVLAGGSTIPRDLNVTGRSARGIHYAMDFLKQQNKRVRNFSIDQEPILANGKDVIVIGGGDTGSDCIGTSNRQGARSVTQFEIMPMPAQQRTANMPWPTYPMLLKVTSSHEEGCSRAWGVNTKEFIADENGALKALKVVDVEWEIDGAGRPVNFKEIEGTTRELPCQLVLLAMGFLYPQKEGLLEKLGVELDGRGNVKAEEGKYQTNIAKVFVAGDMRRGQSLVVWAISEGREAARKVDEYLMGSSKLATKDGIPYA, encoded by the coding sequence ATGGGAAAAGTAACCGGATTTTTAGAGTATGAAAGAACTGCTCCTGTAAAACAAGATGCAAAAGAGCGTTTAGAACATTATAATGAATTTGTTGTCTCCTTTGAACAGGATCAGGTAAAACAGGAGGCTGCACGTTGTATGGACTGTGGTGTTCCATTTTGTCAGTCGGGTTGCCCGCTGGGAAATGTAATCCCTGAATTTAACGAGGCTGTATATAAAGCAGAGTGGGAGATAGCTGCTAATATTTTATTGAGCACCAATAACTTCCCTGAATTTACAGGAAGGATATGTCCTGCTCCATGTGAATCGGCCTGTGTACTGGGCATTAACAAATCTCCTGTTTCAATTGAGGATATAGAAAAGCATATTATTGAAATTGCTTTCTCTAAAGGTTATATTAAAGCAGAACCACCTTTGATCCGCAGTGGTAAAAAGGTAGCTGTAATCGGTTCTGGTCCGGCTGGATTAGCCGCTGCAGCTCAGCTTAATAAGGCAGGTCATGAGGTAGTGGTTTATGAGCGGGATGATACTCCCGGTGGTTTGCTGAATTATGGTATTCCTGATTTTAAACTGCAGAAAGACGTGGTGAGCAGAAGGATCAGCCTGATGGAAAAAGAAGGAATAGAATTTAAATGTAATTCGAATGTAGGGGTGAACGTTGAGCTGAATACTTTACTGAGAGAATATCAGTCTATTGTTCTGGCTGGTGGTTCTACCATCCCGCGTGACCTAAATGTTACGGGCAGATCAGCCAGGGGAATTCATTATGCAATGGATTTCTTAAAACAACAGAATAAGAGAGTACGTAATTTCAGTATTGATCAGGAGCCAATTCTGGCTAATGGAAAAGATGTAATTGTAATTGGTGGTGGTGATACAGGTTCGGATTGTATCGGTACTTCAAATCGCCAGGGAGCCAGGTCTGTTACGCAGTTTGAAATTATGCCGATGCCTGCCCAGCAGCGTACGGCGAATATGCCATGGCCAACTTACCCGATGTTACTGAAAGTTACGAGTTCGCATGAGGAAGGTTGCAGCAGAGCCTGGGGCGTAAACACTAAAGAGTTTATCGCTGATGAGAATGGTGCGCTTAAAGCTTTAAAAGTTGTGGATGTGGAATGGGAAATTGATGGAGCAGGACGTCCTGTAAATTTTAAAGAAATTGAAGGTACTACCCGTGAACTTCCATGTCAGTTGGTTTTACTGGCAATGGGCTTCCTGTATCCGCAAAAAGAAGGTTTGCTGGAGAAATTAGGTGTTGAACTGGATGGCAGAGGAAATGTAAAAGCCGAGGAAGGTAAATATCAAACCAATATTGCCAAAGTTTTTGTAGCTGGTGATATGAGAAGAGGGCAGTCATTAGTCGTATGGGCGATATCTGAAGGTAGGGAAGCAGCAAGAAAAGTTGATGAATACCTGATGGGGTCAAGTAAACTGGCTACTAAGGATGGTATTCCGTATGCATAA
- a CDS encoding galactokinase: protein MKSELSGKFFDTYGQQPAATYFTPGRVNLIGEHIDYNGGLVLPCAITLGTWLCLAPNNDQVIRFKSLNFPEEAIIPLQTSYKKENTAWYNYPLGVFNEILKNFQIPVGFDLLYAGNIPVGSGLSSSASIEVITAYALTAYLELDYDRLALVKLAQKVENEFIGVNSGIMDQFAVAFGEKDKAIVLNCDTLKYKIVDCDLGEHVLTIINTNKPRELAESKYNERVAECQTALKALNEEITLNNLCELSADKFALHSHLIKDETILKRATHVIKENDRVNLAAKALNNGDLEEFGRLMYASHQSLKDLYEVTGKELDTVVEFCATYPDVTGARMTGAGFGGCAIALLKKDAEADFREKLTAYYTEQIGYAPDVYISKIGNGATTI from the coding sequence ATGAAATCTGAACTATCCGGTAAATTCTTTGACACCTACGGCCAGCAACCAGCTGCCACCTATTTTACTCCCGGTCGTGTAAATCTGATCGGTGAACATATCGATTATAATGGAGGTTTAGTTTTGCCATGTGCAATTACCCTGGGTACCTGGCTTTGCCTTGCCCCCAATAACGATCAGGTCATCCGCTTTAAAAGTCTGAATTTTCCTGAAGAAGCAATTATCCCGCTGCAAACCAGTTATAAAAAAGAAAACACGGCATGGTATAATTACCCGCTTGGAGTTTTCAATGAAATTCTTAAAAACTTCCAGATTCCTGTAGGCTTTGATTTGCTTTATGCCGGGAATATTCCGGTTGGCTCAGGCTTATCGTCTTCTGCATCTATTGAAGTCATTACAGCTTATGCACTTACTGCTTACCTGGAGCTCGATTATGATCGTCTGGCCCTGGTAAAACTGGCGCAAAAAGTAGAAAACGAATTTATAGGTGTAAATAGTGGCATTATGGATCAGTTTGCTGTTGCTTTCGGAGAAAAAGACAAAGCAATCGTACTGAATTGTGATACACTGAAATATAAAATTGTAGACTGTGATCTGGGTGAGCACGTTTTAACCATTATTAACACCAATAAACCAAGAGAACTCGCTGAATCCAAATACAATGAAAGAGTTGCCGAATGCCAGACTGCTCTTAAAGCCCTGAATGAGGAAATCACGCTAAACAATTTATGTGAGCTCAGTGCAGATAAATTTGCCCTGCACAGTCACCTGATAAAGGATGAGACTATACTGAAACGCGCAACCCATGTGATCAAAGAAAATGACAGAGTTAATCTGGCAGCAAAGGCATTGAACAATGGTGATCTGGAAGAATTTGGCCGTTTAATGTACGCTTCACATCAATCTTTAAAAGATTTATATGAAGTAACCGGCAAAGAACTTGATACTGTAGTGGAATTCTGTGCAACCTATCCTGATGTAACCGGAGCAAGAATGACTGGTGCTGGTTTTGGCGGCTGTGCAATAGCTTTACTGAAGAAAGATGCAGAAGCTGATTTCAGAGAAAAACTTACCGCATATTATACAGAACAGATTGGTTATGCACCAGATGTATATATCAGTAAAATTGGCAATGGAGCTACCACAATTTAA
- a CDS encoding pirin family protein, with protein sequence MAQTVLHTAASRGGADHGWLKSYHTFSFASYYNPERVNFGALRVLNDDSVEGGRGFGEHPHDNMEIISIPLSGALEHKDSMDNVGTIEPGEIQVMSAGTGIYHTEYNKNKDETVKFLQIWVFPNKRNVEPRYDQVKISAPEKPNTLVQILSPNPDDAGVWIHQDAWFNLGKLEKGSQVDYNFQRKGNGAYIFVLEGEIEVNGQLLSKRDGFGIWDTDSFSVKASSAAEFLIMDVPMEF encoded by the coding sequence ATGGCACAAACAGTTTTGCATACTGCAGCCTCAAGAGGCGGAGCAGATCATGGATGGTTAAAAAGTTATCATACATTTAGCTTTGCAAGTTACTATAATCCTGAAAGAGTTAATTTTGGTGCATTAAGAGTACTGAATGATGACTCGGTAGAAGGTGGGAGAGGTTTCGGAGAACATCCGCATGATAATATGGAAATTATCTCTATCCCTTTATCAGGAGCACTGGAACACAAAGACAGTATGGATAATGTTGGTACCATTGAGCCCGGAGAAATTCAGGTCATGAGTGCAGGAACGGGAATATATCATACAGAATATAATAAAAACAAAGACGAAACTGTTAAGTTTTTACAGATCTGGGTTTTTCCAAATAAAAGAAATGTAGAGCCAAGATATGATCAGGTAAAAATCAGTGCGCCGGAAAAACCGAATACACTGGTACAGATTTTATCACCAAACCCGGATGATGCTGGTGTCTGGATTCATCAGGATGCCTGGTTCAACCTGGGTAAACTTGAAAAAGGAAGCCAGGTAGACTATAATTTTCAGCGAAAAGGAAATGGTGCTTATATCTTTGTTTTAGAAGGAGAAATTGAAGTAAACGGACAGCTTTTATCTAAACGTGATGGTTTTGGAATCTGGGATACTGATAGCTTTTCTGTTAAAGCTTCTTCGGCAGCTGAGTTCTTAATTATGGATGTTCCAATGGAATTCTGA
- a CDS encoding RNA methyltransferase, producing MQKLKTTELNRVGIEEFKEQDKLPVVVILDNVRSMNNVGSAFRTADGFAIEKIILCGITAQPPHREIEKTAIGATQSVAWVHYDETLDAIKELRKDGYEIIAIEQAVDSIMLNTFKPEQDKKYALIFGNEVNGVSEEVMAEIDKCIEIPQFGTKHSFNIVISAGIVLWDFYAKLRL from the coding sequence ATGCAGAAATTAAAGACAACTGAATTAAACCGTGTAGGTATAGAGGAATTTAAAGAACAGGATAAACTACCGGTAGTTGTAATACTGGATAATGTACGCAGCATGAACAATGTTGGGTCTGCTTTCCGGACGGCGGATGGTTTTGCTATAGAGAAAATTATCCTTTGCGGGATAACAGCTCAGCCCCCACACCGTGAAATTGAAAAAACAGCTATTGGTGCAACACAGTCTGTTGCCTGGGTTCATTATGATGAAACGCTGGATGCTATTAAAGAACTGAGAAAAGATGGTTATGAAATTATTGCCATTGAACAGGCGGTTGACAGCATTATGCTGAATACTTTTAAACCGGAGCAGGATAAAAAATATGCGTTAATCTTCGGAAATGAAGTAAATGGCGTGAGTGAGGAAGTGATGGCCGAAATTGATAAATGTATAGAAATACCTCAGTTTGGTACGAAACACTCTTTTAACATAGTGATTTCTGCCGGAATCGTTTTATGGGATTTCTATGCTAAGCTAAGATTGTAA
- a CDS encoding phosphatase PAP2 family protein, with product MALQLCFLAAMPFNANAQGGLSPDNPIQKIDNRILIDLSEHRSEPKTNVFMFLSKYNNLVNIAVPAGIFAAGVIDNDKGTRQNACYIATSSAVNLLLTMVIKKIVKRPRPFLGQIKINAVYHPGQTSFPSGHTSSSFTTATALSQVYHKWYVIAPAYLWASSVGYSRMYLGVHYPSDVATGALIGTGSALSMGFLRSGH from the coding sequence ATGGCGTTGCAGCTGTGTTTTTTAGCTGCAATGCCATTTAATGCTAATGCGCAGGGCGGTTTGTCCCCCGATAACCCGATACAGAAAATTGATAACCGTATCCTGATTGATCTTTCTGAACACAGAAGCGAACCGAAAACAAATGTTTTTATGTTTCTGTCTAAATACAATAATCTGGTTAACATAGCTGTTCCTGCAGGTATATTTGCTGCCGGTGTCATTGATAATGATAAAGGAACCCGTCAGAATGCCTGTTATATTGCCACCAGCTCAGCTGTTAATTTATTGCTGACCATGGTAATTAAAAAAATAGTGAAGCGTCCCAGACCATTTTTAGGTCAGATTAAAATCAATGCAGTTTATCACCCCGGGCAAACATCATTTCCTTCAGGCCATACTTCTTCTTCTTTTACCACGGCTACTGCTTTAAGTCAGGTTTATCATAAATGGTATGTAATTGCTCCGGCTTATCTGTGGGCATCTTCGGTAGGATATTCAAGAATGTATCTGGGGGTTCATTATCCGTCTGATGTGGCTACTGGTGCATTAATTGGTACCGGCTCGGCTCTTTCTATGGGATTCTTAAGATCAGGTCATTAA
- a CDS encoding aldose epimerase family protein, with amino-acid sequence MKENQISTGRFIDGKEIFAVELVNSLGSKVKIYNYGAIVSEFIVTNAKGEKQDIMLGFDNIDGYLNEDYLADYPYLGVVVGRYSNRIRDGRYSIDGVAYQMAKGLHGGEAGFDKKVWDILPTVDPSLTLQYVSPDGEESFPGNLTVQLTFKLSDTDELILDYKAFTDAPTVINLTHHSYFNLNKNGGSIADHQLRMPASNYLEQDADYVVTGRLTPVAGTAHDFLASKAIGQDWDPGEGYDQSFVLDKPYGQLGLASETTEATSGLKLEVYTTEPVAHFYTAKYLNTAESKDGRGYGPFEAFCIETQHYPNSVNIPEFPTTILRPGETYLQTTIFKVSH; translated from the coding sequence ATGAAAGAAAATCAAATTAGCACCGGGCGTTTTATTGATGGAAAAGAAATCTTCGCAGTAGAGCTCGTTAACAGTCTTGGCAGCAAGGTGAAAATATATAATTATGGTGCTATTGTAAGTGAGTTTATTGTAACCAATGCAAAGGGCGAAAAGCAGGATATTATGCTTGGTTTTGACAATATTGATGGTTATCTGAATGAGGATTATCTGGCTGATTATCCTTATCTGGGAGTTGTGGTTGGACGGTACTCTAACAGGATCAGGGATGGCAGATACAGTATAGATGGTGTAGCTTATCAGATGGCTAAAGGTCTGCATGGTGGTGAAGCCGGTTTTGATAAAAAAGTATGGGATATCCTGCCAACGGTTGATCCGAGTCTGACGCTGCAGTATGTTAGTCCTGACGGTGAAGAAAGTTTTCCGGGTAATCTGACTGTGCAGCTGACTTTTAAATTATCTGATACAGATGAACTGATTCTTGATTATAAGGCATTTACTGATGCTCCTACAGTTATCAATCTGACTCATCATAGTTATTTTAACCTGAATAAAAACGGTGGAAGTATAGCTGATCATCAGCTTAGAATGCCTGCCAGTAATTATCTGGAACAGGATGCTGATTATGTCGTAACCGGCAGATTAACTCCGGTAGCGGGTACTGCCCATGATTTCCTGGCAAGTAAAGCTATAGGACAGGATTGGGATCCGGGAGAGGGGTATGATCAGAGTTTTGTACTGGATAAACCTTATGGTCAGTTAGGACTGGCTTCTGAAACTACGGAGGCAACATCAGGATTAAAACTGGAGGTTTATACTACAGAGCCGGTAGCTCACTTTTATACGGCCAAATATCTGAATACGGCCGAAAGTAAAGATGGCAGGGGATATGGGCCATTTGAAGCTTTCTGTATAGAAACCCAGCATTACCCCAACAGCGTAAATATTCCTGAATTTCCAACTACGATTTTAAGACCTGGAGAAACTTATTTACAGACTACAATTTTTAAAGTAAGTCATTAA
- a CDS encoding NADPH-dependent FMN reductase, producing the protein MDKLKIISATVRPGRKGPLVADWIAELAKKSNAFEVELIDLGVLNLPLMDEINHPALQKYEHEHTIKWSAKINEADAFIFVTGEYDWGYPSPLRNALEYLSKEWNYKAAGIVSYGGISAGTRAANSLKNDLSSFKMVPLCEAVNFPFFTELINENDVFVPHERSEKAAKVMLRELVRWTKGLKLIKADV; encoded by the coding sequence ATGGATAAGTTGAAAATTATAAGTGCTACAGTGAGACCAGGAAGGAAAGGTCCGCTTGTAGCTGACTGGATTGCTGAATTAGCAAAGAAGTCAAATGCTTTTGAAGTCGAATTGATAGATCTGGGTGTGTTAAATCTGCCTTTAATGGATGAAATCAATCATCCTGCATTGCAGAAATATGAACATGAACATACCATAAAGTGGAGTGCAAAGATCAATGAAGCCGATGCCTTTATTTTTGTAACTGGTGAATATGACTGGGGTTACCCTTCACCTTTGAGGAATGCACTGGAATATTTATCTAAGGAATGGAATTATAAAGCGGCAGGAATTGTAAGTTATGGAGGTATTTCTGCTGGTACAAGAGCTGCAAATTCGTTAAAAAATGATCTGAGCTCCTTTAAAATGGTACCTTTGTGTGAAGCAGTGAATTTCCCTTTCTTTACTGAATTAATCAATGAGAACGATGTTTTTGTTCCTCATGAACGTTCTGAGAAAGCGGCGAAGGTCATGCTCAGAGAATTAGTGCGTTGGACTAAAGGATTAAAATTAATCAAGGCTGACGTTTAG
- a CDS encoding TonB-dependent receptor plug domain-containing protein yields the protein MKKMIPVLVALCLSAGYAEAQNDTTKNLNEVMVRENRLKLPFSKQNRNIWIIDNQQIKNLPSRSVSELLSYVTGVDVRQRGPGGVQADISIDGGTFDQTLVLINGIKVSDPQTGHNMMNLPISVDDIDHIEVLRGSASRIYGTNALTGAINIVTKAVVRTGVSANVFTGSSFKKDEVSGHTYANYGIRATGTLALKESSHLFSAGQEAGNGYRYNTAFNNQKLFYQGKVNVGKTDQLDITGGYIHNNFGANGYYSAPGDKEAEETVKTALAAIAYKTQLTSFWTLMPRLSYRNNTDDYLYIKQTPDKFHNHHVTQVLSAELNNTFETGIGEFGLGLEARKEKINSTNLGKRNRDNAGIYGEYKFDLVKNLLVNVGSYVNYNSDYGWQAFPGIDAGYTFYGNWKVFVNVGTGQRLPTFTDLYYKGPTNIGNDQLQPEKSRYAEGGIKYNSTHFVFNASLFKRRITNFIDWVKDKTTDPWQPKNFSELNTMGYTLSADYNTGVLENTAVFNSLRFGLAYTYLDPKVKTTLPEANISRYAVESLKNQLTATVNAEFLKVMALTVTARYCERISYKDYTVMDARLSYKLKHSSIYADASNIFDVNFIQAGAVPMPGVWATLGYKIAL from the coding sequence ATGAAGAAAATGATACCTGTACTGGTGGCATTATGTTTATCTGCGGGTTATGCAGAAGCTCAGAATGACACTACAAAAAATCTGAACGAAGTTATGGTGAGAGAGAATCGCCTGAAACTTCCGTTCTCTAAACAAAACCGTAACATCTGGATTATAGACAATCAGCAGATCAAAAACCTGCCTTCAAGGTCGGTTAGTGAATTGCTGAGTTATGTGACTGGTGTTGATGTACGTCAGCGCGGACCTGGTGGGGTACAGGCTGATATCAGTATAGATGGAGGAACTTTTGATCAGACACTGGTACTGATTAATGGAATTAAGGTTTCTGACCCCCAAACAGGTCATAATATGATGAACCTGCCCATATCAGTAGATGATATTGATCATATTGAAGTATTGAGAGGGTCGGCATCCCGCATATATGGAACGAATGCCTTAACAGGTGCAATTAATATCGTGACCAAAGCTGTAGTCAGAACTGGAGTTTCGGCAAATGTTTTTACCGGAAGCAGTTTTAAAAAAGACGAAGTAAGCGGCCATACTTATGCTAATTATGGTATCCGTGCTACCGGTACTCTGGCACTTAAAGAATCAAGCCATCTTTTTTCTGCGGGCCAGGAGGCAGGAAACGGTTACCGGTATAATACAGCTTTTAACAACCAGAAGCTTTTTTATCAGGGTAAGGTTAATGTAGGGAAAACTGATCAGCTGGATATTACAGGTGGTTATATTCATAATAATTTTGGCGCCAATGGATATTATTCTGCTCCGGGTGATAAGGAGGCTGAAGAAACTGTAAAAACTGCACTGGCAGCAATTGCATATAAAACACAGCTGACTTCTTTCTGGACGCTGATGCCCAGACTGAGTTACAGAAATAATACAGATGATTATCTATATATCAAACAGACTCCTGATAAATTTCATAATCATCATGTTACGCAGGTGCTGAGTGCTGAACTCAATAATACATTTGAGACTGGAATTGGTGAATTCGGCTTAGGACTTGAAGCGAGAAAAGAGAAAATTAACAGTACAAATCTGGGTAAAAGAAACAGAGATAATGCTGGTATTTACGGAGAGTATAAATTTGATCTCGTTAAAAATCTGCTGGTAAATGTTGGAAGTTATGTAAACTATAATTCTGATTATGGCTGGCAGGCTTTTCCTGGTATTGATGCAGGATACACTTTTTACGGAAACTGGAAAGTTTTTGTAAATGTTGGAACCGGACAGCGTTTACCTACGTTTACCGATCTTTATTATAAGGGCCCGACAAATATAGGTAATGACCAGTTACAGCCAGAGAAATCCCGCTATGCTGAAGGAGGGATTAAATACAACTCTACGCATTTCGTGTTCAATGCCAGTTTGTTTAAACGCAGGATTACTAATTTCATAGATTGGGTGAAAGATAAAACTACTGACCCATGGCAGCCCAAAAACTTCAGTGAACTAAATACTATGGGTTATACATTGAGTGCTGATTACAACACTGGTGTACTTGAAAATACGGCTGTTTTTAATAGTCTGAGATTTGGACTGGCCTATACTTATCTGGATCCGAAAGTTAAAACAACTTTACCTGAAGCCAATATTTCCCGTTATGCGGTAGAATCTTTGAAGAATCAGCTGACAGCAACTGTGAATGCTGAATTTTTAAAAGTAATGGCCTTAACTGTGACGGCCAGATATTGTGAGCGGATTAGTTATAAGGATTATACCGTGATGGATGCCAGGTTATCTTATAAGTTGAAACACAGCAGTATCTATGCAGATGCGTCCAATATATTTGATGTTAACTTTATACAGGCTGGCGCAGTTCCTATGCCCGGTGTCTGGGCAACTTTGGGTTATAAGATAGCTTTATAA
- a CDS encoding DoxX family protein, with protein MMNLISKIQDWGDHHHPKWLDYLRIALGITLVWKGVAFALNLHAFTVLMENSGLGTAVSISLLAHLIIALHIIGGLLIALGTHTRLFCLLIIPILVVAVFYVNLPQQQIFRPYSEFWLSCLVLAGLICFLIEGDGVLSIENVKKTTVSQN; from the coding sequence ATGATGAACCTAATATCGAAAATTCAGGATTGGGGTGATCACCACCATCCGAAATGGCTGGACTATCTGAGAATAGCTTTAGGCATAACACTTGTCTGGAAAGGAGTAGCATTTGCACTCAATCTGCATGCTTTCACAGTTCTGATGGAAAACTCAGGCTTAGGAACAGCGGTAAGTATTAGTTTACTGGCACATTTGATTATAGCCTTGCATATTATAGGCGGCCTGCTGATCGCCTTAGGGACACATACCCGCCTGTTCTGCCTGTTAATTATCCCTATATTAGTTGTAGCAGTTTTCTATGTTAACCTTCCGCAGCAGCAGATATTCAGACCTTATTCAGAATTCTGGCTTTCGTGCCTGGTACTGGCTGGTTTAATCTGTTTTCTGATTGAAGGAGATGGCGTTTTATCCATAGAGAACGTTAAAAAGACCACGGTCTCACAGAATTAA
- a CDS encoding DsbA family oxidoreductase, protein MKVDIWSDVNCPFCYIGKRKFELALEQFEHKDQVEVEWHSFELDPNAETRPELNAYDYLAEKKGQSREWSVQMHQQVIAAAAEVGLKFDFDQVVIANSFNAHRLIQLAKSKGLDNEIEEQLFIAHFTEGKNIDDDAVLIATGKAAGLDQHEIETLLAGDAFTSEVRTDEQIAQQIGISGVPFFILDQKLAVSGAQPPSTFLGALEQAWSKNESATKDAE, encoded by the coding sequence ATGAAAGTGGATATTTGGTCGGACGTTAACTGTCCGTTTTGTTACATCGGTAAAAGGAAGTTTGAACTGGCTCTGGAACAGTTTGAACATAAAGATCAGGTAGAGGTAGAGTGGCACAGTTTTGAGCTTGACCCGAATGCAGAAACCCGGCCGGAGCTGAATGCGTACGATTATCTGGCAGAGAAAAAAGGGCAGAGCCGCGAATGGTCTGTTCAAATGCATCAGCAAGTCATCGCTGCTGCTGCTGAGGTTGGTTTAAAGTTTGATTTTGATCAGGTTGTGATTGCTAACTCTTTTAATGCACACAGATTGATTCAGCTGGCAAAGTCTAAAGGTCTTGATAATGAGATTGAAGAGCAGCTATTTATTGCTCATTTTACGGAGGGCAAAAACATTGATGATGATGCAGTTCTGATCGCAACTGGTAAAGCTGCCGGTTTAGATCAGCATGAAATTGAGACCTTGCTGGCAGGTGATGCTTTTACCAGTGAAGTACGTACAGATGAACAAATAGCACAGCAGATTGGGATCAGCGGGGTTCCGTTTTTTATTCTTGATCAGAAACTGGCAGTTTCAGGTGCTCAGCCTCCTTCAACATTTCTTGGCGCGCTTGAACAGGCCTGGTCAAAAAATGAGTCGGCGACAAAAGATGCTGAATAA